A genomic segment from Acyrthosiphon pisum isolate AL4f chromosome A3, pea_aphid_22Mar2018_4r6ur, whole genome shotgun sequence encodes:
- the LOC100168549 gene encoding keratin, type I cytoskeletal 9, which yields MNGLLLCLVVATAAIVSAEPPSSYSRPSFGGGHSSGGGHSSGGFGGYSSGGGGFGGYSSGGSGGGYSSGGSGYSSGGGGYSSGGSGYSSGGSGYSSGGSYVPVAPGPSTYEGQYVDGQLLEQIKQIVLRDEAQNSGSSSGGYPSSSYGAPSSSYGAPSSSYGAPSSSYGAPSSSYGVPSQSYSSRVVGVELEQVKPAIQVAQFQQSGGYSSGGGGGYSSGGGYSSGPSSSYGAPSSRPSSSYGAPSSSY from the exons atgaacGGTCTTCTTTtg TGTCTCGTCGTCGCCACGGCCGCCATTGTCTCCGCTGAGCCACCAAGCAGTTACAGCCGACCATCGTTCGGCGGTGGACACTCGTCCGGCGGTGGACACTCATCCGGCGGTTTCGGCGGTTACTCTTCCGGCGGCGGCGGTTTCGGCGGTTACTCTTCCGGCGGCAGCGGTGGCGGATACTCTTCCGGCGGCAGCGGATACTCTTCCGGCGGCGGCGGATACTCGTCCGGCGGTAGCGGTTACTCGTCCGGCGGCAGCGGTTACTCTTCCGGCGGCAGCTACGTACCAGTAGCACCGGGACCATCCACATACGAAGGACAGTACGTTGACGGACAGTTGCTCGAACAGATCAAGCAGATCGTACTCAGAGACGAAGCCCAGAACTCCGGCTCCTCCTCCGGCGGATACCCGTCCTCGTCCTACGGCGCCCCGTCCTCATCTTACGGAGCACCATCGTCGTCCTACGGCGCCCCATCATCGTCCTACGGAGCCCCGTCATCGTCCTACGGTGTCCCGTCCCAGTCGTACTCTAGCCGCGTCGTCGGCGTCGAACTGGAACAGGTGAAACCAGCCATCCAAGTGGCCCAATTCCAACAGTCCGGCGGATACTCGtccggcggcggtggcggttaCTCTTCCGGCGGTGGCTACTCGTCCGGCCCGTCGTCCTCCTACGGAGCTCCCTCCTCCAGGCCGTCGTCGTCCTACGGAGCACCGTCGTCCTCTTACTAA
- the LOC100160347 gene encoding bumetanide-sensitive sodium-(potassium)-chloride cotransporter, whose translation MESESNDVELKSVVSDTKRTRFQVNLVDCETPPRLRLDSASSEDNKYKSFRQLTREALPRLDNYRNIMSVHVACRPTLDELHNCDLAEKNMEAHENEPSRPTKKKHEEGWIQGVLIRNLVQIWGLMLFLRVAWVVCTTGLISGIVIILFGGAITTITALSMSAISTNGVLKEGGTYFMISRSLGPEFGACIGVIYSIALAAACAMHMVGFCEMVQIIMKSFNLFILDGEVQDMRILGICLTAALLCATLGGIRSRIQVHAAVLILIIAAILDVFIGAIYGPKTDSEKNQGFIGFSWVAINYNIFKNFETFDDWCKSFWYGFSIFFPAVSGFLAGTNKSGELKDSLRAIPRGSLTSIFISSSIYISIAILVGSTFVDQDPFYKSKFDDPNEHYAVNRTIGLIAFFSPLVYACILASTLTASFSSFLAAPKVFQMLCNDRIYNNLTWFGFSNKSGEPIRADILTTIIVLLFILPGNLNAILPSISNIFLSVYALINFSTFHASLVKPIGWRPTFKLYNMWLSLGGSMLCVLLMFVISWGTALVTLGAILALYLIVSYQKPDVNWGTSTQAQTYKQALMAVHNLIRVEDHVKNFRPQLLILTGMASSRPSLVDFGHLITKNLSLLVCGNIIKAPSSQKLLEIYSKRAINWLCYHKIKGFYVQIDGTNFDDGAKSLMQTVGLGKLKPNIVLLGYKSNWFKCSSQNLNMYFNVLHKALDIHMAVCILRVKSGLNFSNSILIDEMQLDMMVNRKASYLSEEPFLHSRSQSMSTVTDKNDSDEENELLNKETSTSLNKQCTDDKVDDQPKLNKNQKVNIVKGTDGYDLPKDIMNEITRFQRKQKKGSIDVWWLYDDGGLTLLLPYILSTRGNWSSCKLRVFTIANKKDQLEFEQRSIASLLAKFRIDYSDLLVITDLMRKPHEETLAFYDALIKSYKPKGPNSENDGIKESELTAMKEKTNRHLRLRELLLENSQEANLIVMTLPMPRKNVVPASLYMSWLETLTQGMPPFLLVRGNQNSVLTFYS comes from the exons atggaGTCTGAATCAAATGATGTTGAGTTGAAAAGTGTCGTTTCAGATACAAAACGCACTAGGTTTCAAGTAAATTTGGTGGATTGTGAAACTCCTCCAAGGCTGCGATTAGATAGTGCTTCATCggaagataataaatataaaagttttcgACAGTTAACACGTGAAGCATTACCAAGATTGGATAATTACAGAAATATTATGTCGGTGCATGTTGCATGCAGACCTACTCTGGATGAACTGCATAATTGTGATTTGGCTGAAAAA aaCATGGAAGCTCATGAAAATGAACCAAGTAGACCAACAAAGAAGAAACATGAAGAGGGATGGATTCAAGGAGTTCTTATCCGTAACCTGGTACAAATATGGGGTCTCATGTTATTTTTAAGAGTAGCATGGGTTGTTTGTACTACTGGTTTAa tttcaggaattgttataatattatttggtggTGCTATCACAACTATAACGGCCTTATCTATGTCTGCAATTAGTACAAACGGTGTATTGAAGGAAGGCGGAACTTATTTTATGATATCTCGTTCACTTGGCCCAGAATTTGGTGCTTGCATTGGTGTAATCTATTCTATAGCATTGGCTGCCGCATGTGCAATGCATATGGTTGGATTTTGTGAAATGGTGCAGATTATCATGaagtcatttaatttatttatactggaTGGTGAGGTACAAGATATGAGAATTCTTGGAATATGTTTAACAGCTGCATTGCTATGTGCAACATTAGGTGGCATTCGGTCACGCATTCAg GTGCATGCAGCTGTGCTAATTCTTATAATCGCAGCAATTTTAGATGTATTTATAGGAGCTATTTATGGGCCAAAGACTGATTCTGAAAAAAACCAAGGTTTCATTGGTTTTAGCt gggtcgcaattaattataacatttttaagaattttgaaacttttgatgATTGGTGTAAAAGTTTTTGGTATGggtttagtatattttttccaGCAGTATCTGGGTTTTTAGCTGGAACAAATAAATCAGGCGAATTaaag GATTCATTAAGAGCAATACCAAGAGGTTCCTtaacatctatttttatttcttcttccatttatattagtatagcaATTTTGGTTGGTTCAACATTTGTAGATCAAGATCCATTTTATAAATCTAAGTTTGATGATCCTAATGAACACTAT gCAGTCAATCGGACTATTGGACTTATAGCATTTTTTAGCCCATTAGTATACGCATGTATCTTGGCCTCAACATTAACAGCctcattttcttcatttttagcTGCtccaaaagtatttcaaatgttATGCAATGATAGAATTTACAATAATCTTACATGGTTTGGATTTAGTAATAAATCAGGGGAACCAATAAGAGCTGATATATTgactacaataattgttttgctGTTTATACTTCCCG GTAACTTGAATGCAATATTACCgtcaatatcaaatatatttcttaGTGTCTATGCATTGATAAACTTCAGTACATTTCATGCATCTTTAGTTAAACCAATTGGATGGCGTCCTACTTTTAAG TTGTATAATATGTGGTTAAGTTTAGGTGGTTCAATGTTATGTGTATTATTGATGTTTGTCATTAGCTGGGGAACAGCTCTGGTGACATTGGGAGCTATATTAGCTTTGTACTTAATAGTATCATATCAAAAACCag ATGTCAATTGGGGTACAAGTACCCAAGCTCAAACTTACAAACAAGCCTTAATGGCTGTTCACAATCTTATCAGGGTGGAAGATCATGTCAAAAACTTTAGGCCTCAACTACTTATACTTACTGGAATGGCATCTTCTAGACCATCATTAGTTGATTTTGGACATCTCATCACAAAAAATTTGTCATTACTTGTGTGTggaaatattatcaaa gcTCCATCTTCACAAAAGTTACTCGAAATTTATTCAAAACGTGCTATAAATTGGTTATGTTACCACAAAATCAAAGGATTTTATGTACAAATAGATGGTACTAATTTTGATGATGGTGCTAAAAGTTTAATGCAAACAGTTGGTTTAGGCAAACTGAAACCAAACATTGTTTTGTTAGGTTATAAGAGCAATTGGTTCAAATGTAgttctcaaaatttaaatatgtatttcaatgtGTTACA taAAGCTTTAGATATTCATATGGCTGTATGTATATTGCGTGTCAAATCTGGTCTAAATTTTTCGAATTCCATTCTCATTGATGAAATGCAACTTGATATGATGGTGAACCGTAAAGCATCATACCTTTCAGAAGAACCATTTTTACATAGTAGATCACAGTCAATGTCTACTGTTA cTGATAAAAATGACAGCGATGaagaaaatgaattattaaacaaaGAAACATCTACATCATTGAATAAACAATGCACTGATGATAAAGTTGATGatcaaccaaaattaaataaaaaccaaaaagtcAATATTGTCAA agGAACTGATGGTTATGATTTACCCAAAGACATTATGAATGAGATAACCAGGTTTCAACGTAAACAAAAGAAAGGTTCAATTGATGTTTGGTGGTTATATGATGATGGAg gCCTTACATTACTTTTACCATATATCTTAAGCACGAGAGGTAATTGGTCATCTTGTAAATTGAGAGTTTTTACTATAGCTAATAAAAAAGATCAATTGGAATTTGAACAAAGAAg TATTGCTAGTCTATTAGCCAAATTCCGTATTGATTATTCAGACTTGTTAGTAATAACAGACCTTATGAGGAAACCACATGAAGAAACATTAGCTTTTTATGATGCACTGATTAAAAGTTATAAGCCTAAAGGACCAAACAGTGAAA ATGATGGTATTAAAGAGTCTGAGTTAACAGCaatgaaagaaaaaacaaaCCGTCATCTTCGGTTAAGAGAGCTACTTTTAGAAAATTCACAAGAAgcaaatttaattgtaat GACTTTACCAATGCCCAGAAAAAATGTAGTACCAGCATCTTTGTATATGTCCTGGCTAGAGACGTTGACGCAAGGTATGCCTCCATTTCTTTTGGTGCGGGGCAACCAAAACTCcgtacttacattttattcttaA
- the LOC100573518 gene encoding immediate early response 3-interacting protein 1: MGFSLWTLLEASLLCLNAICILNEDRVLAKYGWSTVNREFEDMPTTKTQILSLMKSIRTVVKYPLIIFNLLIILVKSLTG; this comes from the exons ATGGGATTTTCGTTGTGGACCTTGCTTGAGGCCTCGCTATTGTGCCTGAATGCCATATGCATCCTGAACGAAGACAGGGTTCTAGCCAAGT ACGGCTGGTCCACGGTGAACCGAGAGTTTGAGGACATGCCAACTACGAAAACGCAGATACTGTCACTCATGAAGTCTATTCGTACAGTCGTCAAAT atCCTCTCATTATTTTCAATCTGCTGATCATACTTGTCAAGAGTCTTACAGGATAA